One Rossellomorea aquimaris DNA window includes the following coding sequences:
- the rlmH gene encoding 23S rRNA (pseudouridine(1915)-N(3))-methyltransferase RlmH gives MNITIVTVGKLKEKYLKQGIDEYAKRLGAYAKIEIVELADEKAPEVLSDSEMEQVKNKEGERILAKISPDHHVIALAIQGKMRSSEDLADNLDKLATYGKSKVAFVIGGSLGLSDDVIKRSNETLSFSKMTFPHQLMRLILVEQIYRAFRINRGEPYHK, from the coding sequence GTGAATATCACCATTGTTACGGTTGGTAAATTAAAAGAGAAATATTTAAAGCAAGGAATAGATGAATATGCAAAGCGCTTAGGTGCTTATGCAAAGATAGAAATCGTCGAGCTTGCCGACGAAAAAGCTCCGGAAGTGTTGAGTGATTCTGAAATGGAGCAAGTAAAAAATAAAGAAGGCGAACGAATCTTAGCTAAGATCTCTCCTGACCACCATGTCATTGCCCTGGCGATCCAAGGGAAGATGCGTTCATCGGAAGATCTCGCCGATAATCTGGACAAGCTTGCTACGTACGGGAAAAGCAAAGTGGCGTTTGTTATTGGTGGATCACTTGGGTTGAGTGATGATGTGATCAAGAGATCTAATGAAACCCTTTCTTTTTCGAAGATGACTTTCCCCCATCAATTGATGCGGCTGATTCTGGTTGAGCAGATATATCGTGCGTTTCGGATTAATCGGGGTGAACCGTACCATAAATAG
- a CDS encoding recombinase family protein gives MVKNLLPAVGYLRNSDNKQKDNNSEEIQKRMITEKAKQEGYEIIIWRFDEAVSGFRKRASKRKNMQLLLEDAKEVDAIFFYDESRLTRKIYDFQREIYLPLKEQFPKIKFYSSESSSGEWDPNDPLVQAKLVFAAEESNIKSKRAKDAQLSIIANKDSDKPIRPGTRTPAGYDLIEGLLIPNADSPIVTKIFDMASWGYSNGKIADVLNAENVKTKHISQWHSSTIDYILKNIVYAGHLSWSVKQIQSPLNKRNNGDLEAFKDVHDPIISPVMFSVVTQVKSYKKRYGKLETPFLLRNLLYCSQCNTAFRTKDNSPKGKSGKYRVYRCQNCKMNISADDIHEEVKSDLSKKWTSNLHQMIDESKSALTDWMKTLKAWKKSVEQTEERILFNERMLGQQEEQEYIATIFKSSKDLIKEEKLKINQAIEKIDLLNNDMALLEVYSHFKKADISSLSNNELRVLCLTFIDKIQLSYSRDKGFTLSINYRLNPFVEIETSTGQITEELLKQLPEKPKDLKLKK, from the coding sequence GTGGTGAAAAACCTTTTACCAGCTGTAGGTTACTTGAGAAATTCAGACAATAAACAAAAAGATAATAATTCTGAAGAAATTCAAAAGAGAATGATTACTGAGAAGGCGAAACAAGAAGGTTATGAAATCATTATATGGAGATTCGATGAAGCTGTAAGTGGATTTCGTAAGAGAGCATCTAAACGAAAGAATATGCAGTTACTACTCGAAGATGCAAAAGAAGTTGATGCAATATTCTTCTACGATGAGTCTCGTTTAACACGCAAAATTTATGACTTTCAGCGTGAAATTTATCTTCCTCTTAAGGAACAATTTCCAAAGATAAAATTCTATAGCTCTGAATCATCTAGTGGTGAATGGGATCCAAACGATCCTCTAGTCCAAGCAAAGTTGGTTTTTGCTGCTGAAGAATCCAATATAAAATCTAAGCGAGCTAAAGATGCACAACTCAGCATTATCGCAAATAAAGATTCTGACAAACCAATCCGCCCTGGTACAAGAACACCGGCTGGATATGATTTAATCGAAGGTCTATTAATACCAAACGCTGATTCCCCAATTGTAACTAAGATATTTGACATGGCATCTTGGGGTTATTCGAATGGGAAAATTGCAGATGTATTAAATGCTGAGAATGTTAAAACAAAGCATATAAGCCAATGGCATAGCAGTACTATCGATTACATCCTAAAGAATATTGTGTATGCAGGTCACCTTAGTTGGTCTGTAAAGCAGATCCAATCACCCTTGAATAAAAGAAATAACGGAGATTTAGAGGCATTCAAAGATGTACATGATCCTATCATATCTCCTGTCATGTTTTCTGTTGTTACACAAGTTAAAAGCTATAAGAAAAGATACGGCAAACTAGAGACACCATTTTTACTTAGGAACCTCTTATATTGCAGCCAATGTAACACAGCGTTCAGGACAAAAGACAATTCACCTAAAGGCAAAAGCGGGAAATATCGAGTGTATCGATGTCAAAATTGCAAAATGAATATTAGCGCCGATGACATTCATGAAGAAGTTAAATCTGATCTGTCAAAGAAATGGACATCAAATCTGCACCAAATGATAGACGAAAGCAAATCTGCCCTAACAGATTGGATGAAAACATTAAAAGCTTGGAAAAAATCAGTAGAACAAACGGAAGAGCGAATTCTCTTTAATGAACGAATGCTAGGCCAACAAGAAGAGCAAGAATACATTGCAACTATCTTCAAGAGCTCTAAAGATTTAATAAAGGAAGAAAAGCTAAAAATTAACCAGGCAATCGAAAAGATTGATTTACTAAACAATGACATGGCATTGCTTGAGGTATATTCTCATTTCAAAAAAGCAGATATTTCCTCATTATCAAATAATGAATTAAGGGTATTGTGCTTAACTTTCATTGATAAAATCCAGTTATCTTATAGTAGAGATAAGGGTTTCACACTCTCTATAAATTATAGGCTAAACCCTTTCGTTGAGATCGAAACTAGCACTGGTCAAATAACCGAAGAGTTATTAAAGCAACTGCCTGAAAAACCGAAGGACCTGAAATTGAAAAAATAA
- a CDS encoding recombinase family protein: MQKKLVVVYLRVSSSSQNLREQKDAAKKFLKTRNINEDDVLFLEDFNVSATKNDANNRPAYKRLQQLIREGRVALLIVYARDRVQRNFYEASEFNELVNVYGVEVVYTASDEAPFNKNSSIENFYGIFSQQEGKNIRRRSNDAIKRYTGKVIGFERIEEKSKDGRIKVRFVLDNDRSSIIKSLFEEFSQVNSKEEFVQVLTQYGKKLNGHATVMKILQRPFYSGHCLTDYGYDELGHVDALISLNLFQEVQSTLNKFIEDYNETVFRAKGKVILNPFCGVCNKRMVFKRVLDKPPYFVCSSRHKKVVVKVDEFNKIIEETIMKETELFVIEEYESIFKMHFRGITDNLVHRKQHKEHLLNKSMLSVASNFNSKHEKLKLVIQRTHDEIDEIDHEITLLQSLRNEIKIISQIVQPALGSLTKTEKETLIELLIKEVKVHQDYFEVDIYSLVKEKGVR, from the coding sequence TTGCAGAAAAAACTGGTTGTCGTCTACTTGCGAGTTAGTTCAAGCTCGCAGAATTTACGCGAACAAAAGGATGCGGCAAAAAAGTTTTTAAAGACGAGAAACATAAATGAGGATGATGTACTCTTCCTCGAAGATTTTAATGTTTCTGCAACAAAAAACGATGCAAACAATCGTCCTGCCTATAAGAGATTGCAACAATTAATAAGAGAAGGCAGAGTTGCCTTACTTATTGTTTATGCTCGTGACAGAGTTCAAAGGAACTTTTATGAAGCCTCTGAGTTCAATGAACTTGTTAATGTTTATGGTGTAGAAGTTGTATATACTGCTTCAGATGAAGCTCCCTTCAACAAAAATTCCAGTATCGAGAATTTCTACGGGATATTCAGTCAGCAGGAAGGTAAGAACATTCGAAGGAGATCAAATGACGCAATTAAAAGATATACAGGAAAAGTCATTGGCTTCGAGCGGATTGAAGAAAAATCAAAAGATGGTCGGATAAAAGTTCGTTTCGTATTGGATAATGACCGAAGTAGTATTATCAAATCGCTATTTGAAGAGTTTAGTCAGGTTAACTCTAAAGAAGAGTTTGTTCAAGTCTTAACACAGTATGGAAAAAAACTAAATGGGCATGCAACCGTAATGAAAATTTTACAAAGGCCATTCTACTCGGGACATTGCCTAACAGATTATGGATATGATGAACTCGGTCATGTAGATGCACTTATTTCTCTAAATCTGTTTCAAGAAGTTCAATCCACTCTTAATAAATTTATAGAGGATTACAATGAGACAGTCTTCCGGGCAAAAGGCAAAGTGATACTCAATCCTTTTTGTGGTGTTTGTAATAAAAGAATGGTATTCAAAAGAGTCCTGGACAAACCTCCATACTTTGTATGTAGTTCCCGCCATAAGAAAGTGGTTGTCAAAGTAGATGAGTTCAATAAGATTATTGAAGAAACAATCATGAAAGAAACAGAGTTATTTGTTATAGAAGAGTATGAATCTATTTTCAAGATGCACTTTCGTGGAATAACAGATAATCTGGTTCATCGTAAACAACACAAAGAACATCTACTTAACAAATCCATGTTGTCTGTAGCTAGTAATTTTAACTCCAAGCACGAGAAGTTGAAGTTGGTAATTCAAAGAACACATGATGAAATTGATGAAATAGATCATGAAATCACGTTATTACAATCATTAAGAAATGAAATAAAAATAATTTCTCAAATTGTACAACCTGCTCTTGGAAGTTTAACAAAAACCGAAAAAGAAACTTTAATAGAGCTCCTTATTAAGGAGGTTAAGGTTCATCAGGATTATTTTGAAGTAGATATTTACTCTTTAGTCAAAGAGAAAGGAGTTAGATAA
- a CDS encoding ABC transporter ATP-binding protein, which yields MKIIIRMVGAELHYIKLNSVTKKLNKKKILDEVSFNIPKGEITAFLGPNGAGKTTTLKILSGLLDYDDGEILINNQNFKKHTEEVMFIPDIPFMYPELTGREFIDFTIDLFNVRIKPQEIEDFIKKFKLENEVHKQISQHSFGTKKKIALLTTLIKRPNLLLLDEFISGIDPVNLKTIKDILIDYSSEGNTVFISTHQLEVVQSFCHNVILLNNGRIINDILKIRDVLESNHTLEDYFINQIEVSEGIEAIFQ from the coding sequence TTGAAAATTATCATTAGAATGGTGGGGGCAGAATTGCACTATATAAAACTTAATTCTGTTACTAAAAAACTAAATAAAAAGAAAATATTAGATGAAGTGTCTTTCAACATTCCAAAAGGTGAAATCACTGCGTTCTTAGGTCCAAACGGCGCGGGTAAAACCACCACTTTAAAAATATTATCTGGTTTATTGGATTATGATGATGGAGAAATATTAATTAATAATCAAAATTTCAAAAAACATACAGAAGAAGTGATGTTCATTCCTGATATACCATTTATGTACCCTGAATTAACCGGACGGGAATTTATTGATTTTACTATTGACCTTTTCAACGTTCGTATCAAACCTCAAGAAATAGAAGATTTTATAAAAAAATTCAAGCTCGAAAATGAAGTACATAAACAAATCAGTCAGCATTCTTTTGGAACAAAGAAAAAAATAGCGTTATTAACTACTTTAATAAAACGACCGAATCTATTACTATTAGATGAGTTTATTTCTGGAATAGATCCAGTCAACTTAAAGACAATAAAGGATATCCTTATTGATTATTCCTCTGAGGGGAATACTGTGTTTATATCTACTCACCAATTAGAAGTTGTACAATCTTTTTGTCATAACGTTATACTACTTAACAACGGAAGAATAATAAACGATATCTTAAAAATAAGAGATGTATTAGAAAGTAATCATACTCTAGAAGATTACTTTATTAATCAAATAGAAGTTTCTGAAGGGATAGAAGCTATATTTCAATAA
- a CDS encoding ABC transporter permease — MGLLDNFKLAFSSIMSHKLRSALTMLGIIIGVGSIIAIVAMGQGGEAALKSQLAGTGNNTIEIIFEPSADTYSDLNFQPPPFTEQDVINIEKIPEVENVITSNTQSSDIFHGDISMTSNVIGGNNNYFKVNPINIVSGRRITSNEFDSNKKVVMINENLKKKLFQNVDPIGEIIEIRGYPFKVVGVYAEKNQILGLDIKNAIISLNVWPFVYGTEEVTTLTIQSKSLESLENAGNKTVNFLNNTKNIEGLGQFQAFNLKDLQEAIGTITKVMTGIIGGVASISLLVGGIGIMNIMLVSVTERTREIGVRKALGATRANILTQFLIEAITICLFGGFIGVLVGIGGVQLISMAANWPPLISLPVILFALLFSVVMGVVFGLLPANKAAKLDPIESLRYE; from the coding sequence TTGGGTTTGTTAGACAATTTCAAATTAGCGTTTTCATCGATTATGTCTCATAAATTACGTTCCGCACTAACGATGTTAGGAATAATAATTGGGGTGGGATCCATTATTGCCATTGTAGCAATGGGGCAAGGTGGTGAAGCAGCTCTGAAGTCTCAATTAGCAGGAACAGGTAATAATACCATAGAGATAATATTTGAGCCATCTGCGGATACATATAGTGATTTAAACTTTCAACCACCTCCCTTTACCGAACAAGATGTTATCAATATTGAAAAAATACCTGAGGTTGAAAATGTTATCACGTCGAACACTCAATCATCAGATATTTTTCATGGGGATATTTCCATGACTTCTAATGTTATTGGTGGTAATAATAATTATTTTAAAGTGAATCCTATTAATATAGTATCTGGGAGAAGAATTACATCAAATGAGTTTGATAGCAATAAAAAAGTTGTGATGATTAATGAAAATCTCAAAAAAAAATTATTTCAAAATGTAGATCCTATTGGGGAAATTATAGAAATAAGGGGCTATCCGTTTAAAGTTGTTGGTGTTTATGCTGAAAAAAATCAAATTTTAGGTTTAGATATCAAAAATGCAATTATCTCTTTAAATGTTTGGCCTTTTGTTTATGGGACCGAAGAAGTGACAACTTTAACAATTCAATCCAAGAGTTTAGAGAGTTTAGAGAATGCGGGAAATAAAACGGTTAACTTTTTAAATAATACTAAAAATATTGAAGGGTTAGGACAGTTCCAAGCCTTCAACTTAAAAGATTTACAGGAGGCTATTGGTACAATAACAAAAGTTATGACAGGTATTATCGGAGGAGTTGCAAGCATATCACTGTTAGTAGGTGGAATAGGTATTATGAATATTATGCTTGTCTCAGTAACAGAGCGAACTCGTGAGATTGGAGTACGGAAAGCTCTAGGGGCTACAAGAGCAAATATATTAACTCAATTCTTAATCGAAGCTATTACTATTTGTCTTTTCGGAGGATTTATAGGGGTTTTAGTGGGAATAGGAGGAGTTCAACTTATTTCAATGGCTGCAAACTGGCCACCTCTTATATCCTTGCCAGTAATATTATTTGCTTTGTTATTCTCGGTGGTTATGGGTGTTGTATTTGGCCTATTGCCAGCAAATAAAGCTGCTAAACTTGACCCTATTGAATCATTAAGATATGAGTAA
- a CDS encoding recombinase family protein, translating into MKNNKITAVYARTSSKKQNFVLQIEAASPYLKGIEPENLFYFVDEGVSGSSQPVELQKLLDLIRNDQIDTLVVYDRSRLTTSVETYLQLINLIDRHQVRVIFAATGHNYRLVDIYTEGLNVLMKKIEGINLSNRIKEGKKRKNTEVN; encoded by the coding sequence ATGAAAAATAATAAAATAACCGCAGTTTATGCTAGAACTAGTTCAAAAAAGCAAAATTTTGTATTACAAATTGAGGCTGCATCCCCATATCTAAAAGGCATTGAGCCAGAAAATTTATTCTATTTTGTTGATGAAGGAGTTTCTGGATCTTCTCAACCAGTAGAACTGCAAAAACTACTCGATTTAATTAGAAATGATCAAATTGATACTTTAGTCGTCTATGATCGCAGTCGTTTGACAACCAGTGTAGAAACCTATCTACAACTAATAAATTTAATCGATAGACACCAAGTTAGAGTAATCTTTGCAGCAACAGGGCACAATTATAGACTTGTAGATATCTATACAGAAGGCTTAAATGTTTTGATGAAGAAAATAGAGGGAATCAATTTGTCAAATCGAATAAAAGAAGGTAAAAAAAGAAAAAATACAGAAGTAAATTGA
- a CDS encoding recombinase family protein: protein MNNEVESVLYIRSANNAKESLELQRLMGGKYANDNSMSLRIIADTHASGKSGNTPVRELAGLRNLLYLIEIGIIKTVLVGCLTRISRDVKEVLYFQALLRNHNAKLIVLSDEQ from the coding sequence ATGAATAATGAAGTAGAGAGTGTCTTATATATTCGCTCAGCTAATAACGCTAAGGAATCCTTAGAATTACAAAGGTTAATGGGGGGAAAGTATGCTAATGACAATTCCATGTCATTGAGAATTATTGCAGATACTCATGCATCAGGAAAATCAGGAAACACCCCTGTGCGAGAATTAGCTGGCTTACGGAATCTTTTATATTTAATAGAAATTGGAATTATTAAAACGGTTCTCGTTGGCTGCTTAACCAGAATTAGTCGAGATGTAAAGGAGGTACTTTATTTCCAAGCACTCCTAAGAAATCACAATGCAAAACTTATTGTATTATCTGATGAACAATAA
- a CDS encoding stage II sporulation protein M — translation MRYFPIKKRDIYLMLLSVLILSFGICTGLIFFSSLPNNPSETDAINSLAITPKYGINGAIQYFVTNIIACSLLILGLVSFGIPTIFGLFLNGLILGVVIDTKYMEGMNILKIFTGIMTHGILELPALIIAGYIGLKGFSFYFDKNKEWKKNLKLILLITGLLIGAGLIEALITPLLIQ, via the coding sequence ATGCGTTATTTTCCAATTAAAAAAAGAGATATATATCTAATGTTGTTATCAGTGCTTATACTAAGTTTTGGAATTTGTACTGGACTAATATTTTTTTCTTCATTACCTAATAATCCTTCCGAAACGGACGCAATTAATTCTTTAGCGATCACGCCTAAATATGGAATAAATGGGGCCATACAATATTTTGTCACTAATATAATAGCCTGTTCTCTTTTAATACTCGGATTAGTTTCATTTGGAATACCTACTATTTTTGGATTATTTCTTAATGGACTAATTTTAGGGGTAGTTATTGATACTAAATATATGGAGGGTATGAATATTTTAAAAATATTCACAGGCATTATGACACATGGAATTCTAGAATTACCTGCTTTAATTATTGCTGGTTATATAGGACTCAAAGGATTCAGTTTTTATTTCGATAAAAATAAAGAATGGAAAAAAAATCTAAAATTAATATTGCTAATTACTGGGTTATTAATAGGAGCCGGCTTGATTGAGGCATTAATAACGCCACTGCTAATTCAATGA
- a CDS encoding recombinase family protein codes for MYSRVLDEYEEIDYIIVYKQDRLSRDSLDTLYFMKQLNAVDKHIISIADRINTEDPTAKILVHVLSLVAELEREFISFRTNSGMEKRAEDGEFLGGKVFGYKVINKKLSILPKEAKVVRYIFKKCASEKWGFKKIAANLNIQGIKTKNDNEWTVNAIKTVLQNQQYIGNTKWRGKFTKGKHTPIIEKSLWDETRKVMQARSYTPRKIHPGSYPLSGILKCPQCGGSMVQGNSSQKYKYYQCNKNKNSGRSVCSSNLIKKEYAEEFVLKDFLHQLKRKVSPSTVYSVTQSILGYELNPLEKEASKLKKQIGRLEREMLKIMEHSSDTSLNLDTDMIKSHLATKQAEINKINSNLANIAKQVELKRNGSIMDIIECSIKNFEDFYHTLSDDEKKLFFHSVIKEIHVTRGEKTKDRRIKDVIYHFDLEEVNELVNPVS; via the coding sequence ATGTATAGCCGAGTTTTAGATGAATATGAAGAAATAGATTACATAATTGTCTACAAGCAAGACAGATTGTCCCGTGATTCGTTAGATACATTGTATTTTATGAAACAGCTTAATGCAGTTGACAAACATATCATATCAATAGCCGACCGTATAAATACAGAGGATCCAACGGCAAAGATTCTTGTTCATGTTTTGTCATTGGTTGCTGAATTGGAGAGGGAATTCATCTCATTTCGGACGAATTCCGGAATGGAAAAAAGAGCTGAAGATGGAGAGTTTTTAGGTGGGAAAGTCTTTGGATATAAAGTAATAAATAAAAAATTATCAATACTTCCTAAGGAAGCGAAAGTTGTCAGATATATATTCAAAAAGTGTGCCTCAGAAAAGTGGGGGTTTAAAAAAATTGCTGCTAACCTTAATATCCAAGGTATAAAGACTAAAAATGATAATGAATGGACAGTTAATGCTATTAAAACTGTGCTACAGAATCAACAATATATAGGTAATACTAAATGGCGGGGTAAATTTACTAAAGGGAAACATACTCCAATCATTGAAAAGTCATTGTGGGATGAAACTAGAAAGGTAATGCAAGCAAGAAGTTATACACCTCGAAAGATACATCCAGGGTCCTATCCGCTTAGCGGAATACTTAAATGTCCTCAATGCGGGGGCTCTATGGTTCAAGGGAATAGCAGTCAGAAATACAAGTATTACCAATGCAATAAAAATAAAAACAGTGGTAGAAGTGTCTGTTCTTCTAACCTCATTAAAAAGGAGTATGCTGAGGAGTTTGTACTTAAAGATTTCCTGCATCAGCTTAAAAGAAAAGTTTCTCCCTCAACTGTTTACTCAGTAACACAGTCAATATTAGGCTATGAATTAAATCCTTTGGAGAAAGAAGCCAGTAAACTAAAAAAACAGATAGGAAGGTTAGAAAGAGAGATGTTAAAAATAATGGAACATTCTAGTGACACATCACTTAATCTAGATACCGATATGATAAAGTCCCATTTAGCAACAAAGCAAGCTGAAATAAACAAAATAAACAGTAATCTTGCTAACATCGCTAAGCAAGTAGAGTTGAAACGAAATGGATCTATAATGGATATTATAGAATGTTCTATTAAGAATTTTGAGGATTTTTACCATACACTTTCTGATGATGAAAAGAAATTGTTTTTTCATTCTGTTATTAAAGAAATTCACGTAACTAGAGGAGAAAAAACAAAAGATCGTC
- a CDS encoding YIP1 family protein translates to MSNNTQVETLKKSIPFIAIPLVNVLFSPKAFFENKKGNFKKRYDFIFIILLNFIVTYFISNQLLKSEALMNNLKDFEFSESLIRVIKIIVTFGSVIPLLFSVVFTSIVLLIALKISKIKLNFEKTFYIIFLAQLPLIISKLTLLIPGVAQDGINTLRITGFGYAFQNISDNLFLITFFNEIDLFVIWSYFLIGLGISILGNVSIKRAAIVSGSLWLLSAVVLSTIKLIY, encoded by the coding sequence GTGAGTAATAATACTCAAGTTGAAACACTGAAAAAGTCTATACCGTTTATCGCTATACCTTTAGTAAACGTCCTTTTTTCCCCAAAAGCATTTTTTGAAAATAAGAAGGGAAACTTCAAAAAACGATATGATTTTATTTTTATTATTTTATTGAATTTTATTGTCACCTATTTTATTTCTAATCAACTGTTAAAATCAGAAGCTCTTATGAATAACCTTAAAGATTTCGAGTTTAGTGAATCACTTATAAGAGTTATTAAAATAATTGTCACTTTTGGATCAGTAATACCTTTACTATTTTCGGTGGTATTCACTTCAATTGTTTTACTTATAGCTCTGAAAATTAGCAAAATTAAATTAAATTTCGAAAAGACCTTTTATATTATTTTTCTTGCTCAATTGCCTTTGATAATCAGTAAACTTACATTATTAATTCCAGGAGTCGCTCAAGATGGCATAAACACATTGAGAATCACCGGTTTCGGTTATGCTTTTCAAAACATATCAGATAACCTCTTCCTAATAACCTTTTTCAATGAAATTGATTTATTTGTTATCTGGTCATACTTTTTAATTGGTCTTGGAATATCCATATTAGGGAACGTCTCTATAAAAAGAGCTGCAATTGTCTCAGGATCTCTTTGGTTACTCTCCGCAGTAGTCTTATCAACAATAAAACTGATTTATTGA
- a CDS encoding ABC transporter ATP-binding protein, whose protein sequence is MIRLENITKKYKNGDIEVIALNDINVQISNEEFVSIMGPSGSGKSTLMNIIGLLDRPTDGLYLLEKEDVSGFNQVKLAELRNKSIGFVFQNFHLLPRMNALKNVELPLVYRGIKPKDRREIAFEALKKVGLDNRTNHLPHQLSGGQKQRVAIARSIVTSPAFILADEPTGALDTSTSNQIMDLFKQLNEEGTTIIVVTHEEEIAHLTQRTIRLKDGLIVN, encoded by the coding sequence ATGATTAGACTCGAGAATATTACTAAGAAATATAAAAATGGTGATATAGAGGTAATTGCTCTTAACGACATTAATGTCCAGATTTCAAATGAAGAATTTGTATCAATTATGGGGCCTTCAGGATCAGGAAAAAGTACTTTGATGAATATTATTGGTTTATTAGATCGTCCAACTGATGGCTTATATCTACTAGAAAAGGAAGATGTATCTGGTTTTAATCAGGTTAAACTTGCTGAGTTAAGAAATAAATCAATAGGATTTGTATTTCAGAATTTTCATTTATTACCTCGAATGAACGCTCTAAAAAATGTTGAGCTACCTTTAGTATATAGGGGTATTAAACCAAAGGATAGAAGGGAAATTGCATTTGAAGCATTAAAAAAGGTGGGATTAGATAACCGAACGAATCATCTTCCACATCAGCTTTCAGGTGGCCAAAAGCAACGGGTGGCAATTGCTAGATCTATTGTGACATCTCCAGCCTTTATTCTTGCAGATGAACCTACTGGGGCACTTGATACTTCGACGAGTAATCAAATTATGGATTTATTTAAGCAATTGAATGAAGAAGGCACTACAATTATAGTGGTGACCCACGAGGAAGAGATAGCGCATTTAACACAAAGAACTATTCGTTTAAAGGATGGTTTGATTGTGAACTAG
- a CDS encoding CxxH/CxxC protein — MIYCCLEHVELAMDIVVDEHEVAPQLKELSEEKKLSTTCEYCGNNAIYIVAN; from the coding sequence ATGATTTACTGCTGCTTAGAGCATGTAGAATTAGCCATGGATATTGTCGTGGATGAGCATGAGGTAGCGCCTCAACTGAAAGAGCTTTCTGAAGAAAAGAAGTTATCCACAACATGTGAATATTGTGGGAATAACGCAATATATATAGTGGCGAACTAA
- a CDS encoding efflux RND transporter periplasmic adaptor subunit has product MFKNKWWITASIFLVFAILIVFNVVNRDSVSVTGTKDGVLVKTEKIKKKSISNTTLISGVVKPETFQGVYNNPEKGNLQELFVEAGDEVEVGEKLFSYNNDEIIYQLNQAEITRSKILIQLEQQNKQMKVLKKKISEVDNNEVKKELNSQLEDLEFQNRISNLDYKQSENEVKQLQQKKDSAYERSKIKGIVQNVNVDDRTPTNNNPIIEIESGNKYIIAGLLTEFEKYQLSEGQSVKVISKVEKDKSWSGKIEVIKNTPVSNNLDANSETGSNVSYYPYIVKLDNDDGLENGFHVSLEVETNVSNDVLAIPNSSIVQNSEEEFVFVLVNENQLEKRKIETGLAADGFIEIKKGLKENEEIIVEPTEDMKSGMEVKVND; this is encoded by the coding sequence ATGTTCAAAAATAAATGGTGGATAACAGCCTCCATATTTTTAGTGTTTGCTATTTTAATTGTGTTTAATGTAGTTAATAGAGACTCTGTTTCTGTTACGGGTACTAAGGATGGAGTTTTAGTTAAAACAGAGAAAATTAAAAAGAAATCCATTAGTAACACAACTTTAATATCTGGGGTGGTAAAACCAGAAACCTTTCAAGGTGTGTACAACAACCCAGAAAAAGGAAATTTACAAGAGTTGTTTGTTGAAGCTGGGGATGAAGTCGAGGTTGGCGAAAAATTATTTTCATATAATAATGACGAGATAATATACCAATTGAATCAAGCTGAAATCACAAGATCTAAAATACTAATTCAATTAGAACAGCAGAATAAGCAGATGAAGGTATTGAAAAAGAAAATATCTGAGGTTGATAACAATGAGGTTAAAAAAGAGTTAAACTCTCAACTTGAAGATTTAGAGTTCCAAAACCGTATTAGCAATTTAGATTACAAACAAAGTGAGAATGAGGTTAAGCAACTTCAACAAAAGAAGGATAGTGCTTATGAAAGATCAAAAATAAAAGGAATTGTTCAAAACGTTAATGTAGATGATCGAACGCCTACAAATAATAATCCAATTATAGAGATTGAGTCAGGTAATAAATACATTATTGCAGGATTATTAACAGAATTTGAAAAGTATCAACTTAGTGAGGGGCAATCTGTAAAAGTCATTTCTAAAGTTGAGAAAGACAAATCTTGGAGTGGAAAAATTGAAGTAATAAAAAATACCCCTGTATCTAATAATCTAGATGCTAATAGTGAAACAGGAAGTAATGTATCTTATTATCCTTATATAGTTAAATTGGATAATGATGATGGCCTAGAAAATGGTTTTCATGTGTCTTTAGAAGTTGAAACAAATGTTAGTAATGATGTGTTAGCAATTCCTAACTCGAGTATTGTTCAAAATAGTGAGGAAGAGTTTGTATTTGTTTTAGTAAATGAAAATCAGTTGGAGAAGAGAAAGATAGAAACTGGATTAGCAGCAGATGGTTTTATAGAAATTAAAAAGGGTTTAAAAGAAAATGAAGAGATTATTGTTGAACCAACTGAAGATATGAAAAGTGGAATGGAAGTAAAAGTGAATGATTAG